Proteins co-encoded in one Elusimicrobiota bacterium genomic window:
- a CDS encoding response regulator: MAIKVLIVDDEPAIAESLQAFLQARGYEASSAPDGPEGVAAARKSKPDLMLLDIMLPTLDGIEVCRILKADAGTKDIRIVMMTGLGHTSDLELALTAGADGYLAKPYDLDQLIQKIQKVLAGPGPA, from the coding sequence ATGGCTATCAAGGTGCTCATCGTAGATGACGAACCTGCCATCGCCGAGAGCCTCCAGGCCTTCCTGCAGGCTAGGGGCTATGAGGCCAGCAGCGCTCCCGACGGCCCGGAGGGAGTGGCCGCGGCCCGCAAATCCAAGCCTGACTTGATGCTGCTGGACATCATGCTCCCCACGCTGGACGGCATCGAGGTCTGCCGCATCCTGAAGGCCGACGCCGGGACTAAAGACATACGGATCGTCATGATGACGGGCCTGGGCCACACCAGCGATCTAGAGCTGGCTCTCACCGCCGGCGCCGACGGTTACCTGGCCAAGCCTTACGACTTGGACCAGTTGATCCAGAAGATCCAAAAGGTCCTCGCCGGCCCCGGCCCGGCCTGA
- a CDS encoding HAMP domain-containing sensor histidine kinase produces MGAGLAFLGGLFMGAAAVAAGVYFWDSARRLRLGRFFSHAAHEINTPITAINITTLNFISGVFGSMPPDQVKWMEMMREQVGRLNGMVGELRDLIHLMLCRDLALQNESVVPADLVEEALAAVRRGASTSQADIDADLPAGLPRVRVDRSRTMRTLVSLVFHARKFRSSGDLRLTAEDKGASVALRLEYAGHPITQAEAQRSLDLLYPASRAGHTLNSVGLGLGVLRAVARQGGGDLGIQVGTDGRTTLCLSLPVASK; encoded by the coding sequence ATGGGGGCCGGGTTGGCGTTCCTGGGCGGTCTGTTCATGGGCGCCGCCGCCGTGGCGGCGGGAGTGTACTTCTGGGACAGCGCCCGCAGGCTGCGTCTGGGGCGTTTCTTCTCCCACGCCGCCCACGAGATCAACACTCCGATCACGGCCATCAACATCACCACCCTGAATTTCATCTCCGGCGTCTTCGGCTCCATGCCCCCCGACCAGGTCAAATGGATGGAAATGATGCGCGAGCAGGTCGGCCGGCTCAACGGCATGGTGGGCGAGCTGCGCGACCTCATCCACCTGATGCTCTGCCGCGACCTGGCGCTGCAGAACGAGAGCGTGGTGCCCGCCGACCTGGTCGAGGAAGCCCTGGCCGCGGTGCGGCGGGGTGCTTCGACCTCCCAAGCCGACATCGACGCGGATCTGCCCGCGGGCCTGCCTCGGGTACGCGTGGACCGGTCCCGCACCATGCGGACCTTGGTCAGCCTCGTCTTCCATGCTCGGAAGTTTCGCAGTTCCGGGGACCTGCGCCTCACAGCTGAGGATAAGGGCGCTTCGGTGGCGCTGCGGCTGGAATACGCGGGCCACCCCATCACCCAGGCCGAAGCCCAGCGCAGCCTGGACCTGCTCTATCCCGCCAGCCGCGCCGGCCATACCCTCAACTCGGTAGGCCTGGGCCTGGGAGTCCTGAGAGCGGTGGCCCGGCAGGGTGGCGGGGACCTGGGCATCCAGGTCGGAACGGATGGGCGCACCACTCTCTGCCTGTCTTTGCCGGTCGCGTCGAAATAG
- a CDS encoding gamma carbonic anhydrase family protein gives MVRSFASFRPRIHPKAFVHDSAEVIGRVVLGAEVSVWPLTVLRGDVAAIVVGAGTNIQDLSMLHGDHGRPAWIGRGVTIGHSVVIHGARIADGCLIGMGATVLECSIGRECLVGAGALVPRGVRIPARSLVLGLPAKVVRPLTAAELRRLKRSAAAYVRLAHQHQRGSRVLF, from the coding sequence GTGGTCCGTAGCTTCGCGTCCTTCCGGCCGCGGATCCATCCGAAAGCCTTCGTGCATGACTCGGCCGAGGTCATCGGCAGGGTCGTCCTGGGGGCGGAGGTCTCGGTCTGGCCCCTGACCGTTCTTCGCGGAGACGTGGCCGCGATCGTGGTCGGCGCCGGGACCAACATCCAGGACCTCTCCATGCTGCACGGCGACCACGGCCGGCCGGCATGGATCGGCCGGGGCGTCACCATAGGCCACAGCGTCGTGATCCACGGGGCCCGCATCGCGGACGGCTGCCTCATCGGCATGGGGGCCACGGTCCTGGAATGCAGCATCGGCCGGGAGTGCCTGGTAGGCGCCGGCGCGCTGGTTCCCAGGGGAGTCCGCATCCCCGCGCGCTCCTTGGTCCTGGGCCTGCCGGCCAAGGTGGTGCGTCCGCTGACCGCGGCGGAACTGCGCCGCCTCAAGCGCTCCGCCGCCGCCTACGTGCGGCTGGCGCATCAGCATCAGCGCGGCTCGCGGGTGCTCTTCTAA
- the nadB gene encoding L-aspartate oxidase, whose amino-acid sequence MKHSCDFLVIGSGLAGLLSAHQLSALGTVYLLTKKEAAECNSNYAQGGIAAAVGAGDTPESHVADTLKAGAGLCREDIVRLVAGEAPARVRELIDLGVDFSRKDGALDLGLEAGHCRRRVLHAGDITGHEIVRALLERCRADRGVRIFEDHAAVNLIRDNRGVCCGAYALERATGEVHTFTARATVLATGGAGKVYLYTTNPDVATGDGMAMAWRAGATLANMEFVQFHPTCLYHPQAKSFLISEALRGEGGRLVDRRGRAFMADYHPQKELAPRDIVARAIDAELKRTGEECVFLDMTHMSAEALRARFPNIYEKCRGFGIDMAVEPIPVVPAAHFFCGGVQTDADAATTIPRLFAVGEVAHTGLHGANRLASNSLLECCVFAHRLRTLLERRPELWPRPDFAAPPEWNPGRAVKSDEAVVIEQNWDEVRRIMWNYVGIVRSKKRLERALNRMQLLNREIEQYYWDFLLTPDLIELRSIAVVATAVIQSAMARRESRGLHYTLDFPDPVEAERKDTVLSRYNVPAPSR is encoded by the coding sequence ATGAAACATTCGTGCGATTTCCTGGTCATCGGCAGCGGCCTGGCCGGCCTGCTCAGCGCGCACCAGCTCTCGGCTCTCGGCACGGTCTATCTGCTGACCAAGAAGGAGGCCGCCGAGTGCAACAGCAACTACGCCCAGGGCGGCATCGCGGCCGCGGTGGGCGCGGGCGACACGCCGGAGAGCCACGTCGCCGACACCCTCAAGGCCGGGGCGGGCCTGTGCCGGGAGGACATCGTGCGCTTGGTCGCGGGCGAGGCCCCGGCCCGCGTACGGGAGCTGATCGACCTGGGCGTGGACTTCAGCCGCAAGGACGGGGCCCTGGACCTGGGGCTCGAGGCCGGCCACTGCCGCCGCCGGGTCCTGCACGCCGGCGACATCACGGGACACGAGATCGTGCGGGCCCTGCTGGAGCGCTGCCGGGCCGACCGCGGGGTGCGCATCTTCGAGGACCACGCCGCGGTCAACCTCATCCGGGACAACCGCGGCGTCTGCTGCGGGGCCTACGCGCTGGAGCGGGCCACGGGCGAGGTTCACACCTTCACGGCCCGGGCTACGGTCCTGGCCACGGGCGGGGCGGGCAAGGTCTATCTCTACACCACCAACCCGGACGTGGCCACGGGAGACGGCATGGCCATGGCTTGGCGCGCCGGCGCGACCTTGGCCAATATGGAGTTCGTGCAGTTCCACCCGACCTGCCTGTACCATCCCCAGGCCAAGTCCTTCCTCATCTCCGAGGCCCTGCGCGGCGAGGGCGGCCGCCTGGTGGACCGCCGGGGCCGCGCCTTCATGGCGGACTACCACCCCCAGAAAGAGCTCGCCCCGCGCGACATCGTCGCGCGCGCCATCGACGCGGAGCTCAAGCGCACGGGCGAGGAGTGCGTGTTCCTGGACATGACGCACATGAGCGCCGAGGCCCTGCGCGCGCGCTTCCCCAACATCTACGAGAAATGCCGCGGCTTCGGCATCGACATGGCCGTAGAGCCTATCCCCGTGGTCCCGGCCGCGCACTTCTTCTGCGGCGGGGTGCAGACCGACGCGGACGCCGCCACCACCATCCCCCGGCTCTTCGCCGTCGGGGAGGTGGCGCACACGGGCCTGCACGGCGCCAACCGCTTGGCCTCCAACTCCCTGCTGGAGTGCTGCGTGTTCGCCCACCGGCTCCGCACGCTTCTGGAGCGCCGGCCGGAGCTATGGCCGCGGCCGGACTTCGCCGCGCCCCCGGAATGGAACCCCGGCCGCGCGGTCAAGTCGGACGAGGCCGTGGTCATCGAGCAGAACTGGGACGAGGTCCGCCGGATCATGTGGAACTACGTGGGCATCGTGCGCTCCAAGAAGCGCCTGGAGCGGGCCCTCAACCGCATGCAGCTGCTCAACCGCGAGATCGAGCAGTATTACTGGGACTTCCTGCTGACCCCTGACCTCATCGAGCTGCGCAGCATCGCGGTGGTGGCCACGGCCGTCATCCAGTCGGCCATGGCGCGCCGCGAGTCCCGCGGCCTGCACTACACCCTGGACTTCCCGGACCCCGTCGAGGCCGAGCGCAAGGATACGGTGCTCTCGCGCTACAACGTGCCGGCCCCTTCCCGGTAG
- a CDS encoding HNH endonuclease signature motif containing protein, which produces MPGTACPPKPPGASLYDRIEPTAPDRVRFSFTGDEALLRKVERAQAILWHKHPAGKLEDIFAEALDFLLDKKDPERRLARQKRLKRKPPTSAADTEPRRIPQWVKDEVWARDAGQCVFVPPGGARCPEREGLEFDHIMPWALGGRSFDPRNIRLLCREHNQMRARRMFGEAKGRRV; this is translated from the coding sequence ATGCCCGGCACTGCCTGCCCACCGAAGCCTCCCGGGGCCAGCCTCTATGACCGCATCGAGCCCACCGCCCCGGACCGCGTACGCTTCTCCTTCACCGGCGACGAGGCCCTGCTGCGCAAGGTGGAGAGGGCGCAGGCCATCCTCTGGCACAAGCATCCCGCGGGCAAGCTGGAGGACATCTTCGCCGAGGCCCTGGACTTCCTGCTCGACAAGAAGGACCCCGAGCGCCGTTTGGCGAGGCAGAAGCGCCTCAAGCGCAAGCCTCCGACCAGCGCCGCGGACACGGAGCCGCGCCGCATCCCGCAGTGGGTCAAGGACGAGGTCTGGGCCCGCGACGCAGGACAGTGCGTCTTCGTCCCGCCCGGCGGCGCGCGCTGCCCGGAGCGGGAAGGCCTGGAGTTCGACCACATCATGCCCTGGGCGCTGGGGGGGAGATCCTTCGACCCACGCAACATCCGCCTGCTGTGCCGGGAGCACAATCAGATGAGGGCGCGGCGGATGTTCGGGGAGGCAAAAGGGCGACGCGTCTGA
- the uvrA gene encoding excinuclease ABC subunit UvrA → MDKITIRGARQHNLKNISLTLPRGKLIVFTGLSGSGKSSLAFDTLYAEGQRRYVESLSAYARQFLEMMDKPDVDLIEGLSPAISIEQRNPSRNPRSTVATVTEIYDYLRLLYARVGTPHCPECGKRIQKQSAQSIVSTVMREHDGGAVVIYSPLVRGRTGTYEDLFKRLKRSGFVSVRVDGKSLDLDSIPKLSRYQKHTIELFVDKLRVISDERQRIADSIEIALKESKGLVRVEPAGNPKAGSLMSEHHACPDCGVSLPELEPRLFSFNSPYGACPDCGGLGQKTEVEPALVVADPGLSIAEGALTAWADPVTTRTNRWKRSWSGYYTEILDQVCRQQGIAQDRPWKDLPERQRRIVLYGGGTYKPHWAKNDQDFEGVIHNLERRVAETESEFVKGAIADRFMRKRLCPTCAGARLKPESLAVKIGALSIAELTRLSVAKARDFFADQAWEEGQRAIAKQVLKEIRSRLEFLSSVGLEYLTLDRASETLAGGEAQRIHLATQIGSGLTGVLYVLDEPSIGLHPRDNSRLLATLKRLRDLGNTLVVVEHDEETIRSADWIVDLGPGAGIHGGAVVAQGTLADILAEPKSLTGAYLSGQVAPRARPPLREPSGRMLIKGARQFNLKNIDVDIPLGLLVCVTGVSGSGKSTLVHEVTYKALARKLYGAKDEPGAHRAIVGAEQLDKVIVVDQSPIGRTPRSNPATYTGLWTPIRELYAMLPQSKARGYKPGRFSFNVKGGRCENCQGDGTLRISMQFLPDVYIQCNECHGARFNDETLTVRYKGKTIAELLAMSVEEGLGFLSAHPAICRTLRTLSDVGLGYIALGQSATTLSGGEAQRVKLAAELCRRATGRTFYILDEPTTGLHFADVDKLLEVLHRLVSGGNTVLVIEHNLEVIRQADWIVDLGPEGGDGGGRVVACGRPADVAKVAASYTGRYLKAAVPALG, encoded by the coding sequence GTGGACAAGATAACGATCCGCGGCGCGCGCCAGCACAACCTCAAGAACATCAGCCTGACGCTGCCTCGCGGCAAGCTCATCGTGTTCACCGGCCTCTCGGGCTCGGGCAAGTCGTCTTTGGCCTTCGACACCCTCTACGCCGAGGGCCAACGCCGCTATGTGGAGAGCCTCTCCGCCTACGCCCGTCAGTTCCTGGAGATGATGGACAAGCCGGACGTGGACTTGATCGAGGGCCTCTCCCCCGCCATCTCCATCGAGCAGCGCAACCCGTCCCGCAACCCGCGCTCCACCGTGGCCACGGTGACCGAGATCTACGACTACCTGCGCCTGCTCTACGCGCGCGTGGGCACCCCGCACTGCCCTGAGTGCGGCAAACGTATCCAGAAGCAGTCCGCCCAGTCCATCGTGTCCACCGTCATGCGTGAGCATGACGGCGGGGCCGTCGTCATCTACTCTCCGTTGGTCCGCGGCCGCACCGGCACATACGAGGACCTCTTCAAGCGGCTCAAGCGCTCCGGCTTCGTGAGCGTGCGCGTGGACGGCAAGTCCTTGGACCTCGACTCCATCCCCAAGCTCTCCCGCTACCAGAAGCACACCATCGAGCTCTTCGTGGACAAGCTCCGTGTTATCAGCGATGAGCGCCAGCGGATCGCTGATTCTATCGAGATAGCCCTTAAGGAATCCAAAGGTTTGGTCCGCGTGGAGCCCGCCGGCAACCCCAAGGCCGGCAGCCTCATGAGCGAGCACCATGCTTGCCCGGATTGCGGGGTGAGCCTTCCCGAGCTCGAGCCGCGCCTCTTCTCCTTCAATTCCCCCTACGGCGCCTGCCCGGACTGCGGCGGCCTGGGCCAGAAGACCGAGGTGGAGCCGGCCCTCGTGGTGGCGGACCCCGGGCTCTCCATCGCCGAGGGGGCTCTGACGGCCTGGGCCGACCCGGTCACCACGCGCACCAACCGCTGGAAGCGGTCCTGGTCCGGCTATTACACGGAGATACTGGACCAGGTCTGCCGCCAGCAGGGCATCGCTCAGGACCGGCCCTGGAAGGACCTGCCGGAGAGGCAGCGGCGGATCGTGCTCTATGGAGGCGGCACCTACAAGCCCCATTGGGCCAAGAACGACCAGGATTTCGAAGGCGTGATCCACAACCTGGAGCGCCGGGTGGCGGAGACCGAGTCCGAATTCGTCAAGGGCGCCATCGCGGACCGCTTCATGCGCAAGAGGCTGTGCCCCACCTGCGCCGGAGCCAGGCTCAAGCCCGAGTCCTTGGCCGTGAAGATCGGTGCGCTGAGCATCGCGGAGCTGACGCGCCTCTCCGTGGCCAAAGCCCGGGATTTCTTCGCCGACCAAGCCTGGGAGGAGGGGCAGAGGGCCATAGCCAAGCAGGTGCTCAAGGAGATCCGCAGCCGCCTGGAGTTCCTGAGTTCCGTGGGTTTGGAGTACCTGACCTTGGACCGGGCTTCCGAGACCCTGGCCGGGGGCGAGGCCCAGCGCATCCATCTGGCCACCCAGATCGGTTCGGGGCTCACCGGGGTCCTCTATGTGCTCGACGAGCCGTCCATCGGCCTGCACCCCCGCGACAACAGCCGCCTGCTGGCCACCCTCAAGCGCCTGCGCGACCTGGGCAACACCTTGGTGGTCGTGGAGCACGATGAGGAGACCATCCGCAGCGCGGACTGGATCGTGGACCTCGGCCCGGGCGCCGGCATCCACGGCGGGGCCGTGGTGGCGCAGGGGACGCTGGCGGACATCCTGGCCGAGCCCAAGTCTCTCACCGGGGCCTACTTGAGCGGCCAAGTCGCGCCGCGAGCCCGCCCCCCCCTGCGCGAGCCGAGCGGCCGTATGCTCATCAAAGGGGCGCGGCAGTTCAACCTCAAGAACATCGACGTGGACATCCCCCTGGGCCTGCTCGTGTGCGTGACCGGAGTCTCCGGCTCGGGCAAGTCCACCTTGGTCCATGAGGTGACCTACAAGGCCCTGGCCCGCAAGCTCTACGGCGCCAAGGACGAGCCGGGCGCGCACCGGGCCATCGTGGGAGCGGAACAGCTCGACAAGGTCATCGTGGTGGACCAGTCCCCGATCGGGCGCACGCCGCGCTCCAATCCGGCCACCTACACGGGCCTCTGGACCCCGATCCGGGAGCTCTACGCGATGCTGCCCCAGTCCAAGGCCCGCGGCTACAAGCCGGGCCGCTTCTCCTTCAACGTCAAAGGCGGCCGCTGCGAGAACTGCCAGGGCGACGGGACTTTGCGCATCTCCATGCAGTTCCTGCCCGACGTCTACATCCAATGCAACGAGTGCCACGGCGCGCGCTTCAACGACGAGACCCTCACCGTGCGCTACAAGGGCAAGACCATCGCCGAGCTCCTGGCCATGAGCGTGGAGGAGGGACTGGGCTTCCTTTCGGCCCATCCGGCCATCTGCCGCACGCTCCGGACCCTCTCCGACGTGGGCCTGGGCTACATCGCCCTGGGCCAGAGCGCCACGACCCTTTCCGGCGGAGAGGCCCAGCGCGTCAAGCTCGCGGCCGAGCTCTGCCGCCGGGCCACAGGCCGGACCTTCTACATCCTCGACGAGCCCACCACGGGCCTGCACTTCGCGGATGTGGACAAGCTCCTCGAAGTGCTCCATCGCCTGGTCTCGGGCGGCAACACCGTGCTCGTCATCGAGCACAACCTCGAGGTCATCCGCCAGGCGGACTGGATCGTGGATCTGGGTCCGGAAGGCGGGGACGGCGGCGGCAGGGTCGTAGCCTGCGGCCGGCCTGCCGATGTGGCTAAGGTGGCGGCGTCCTATACGGGCCGGTACTTAAAGGCCGCCGTGCCCGCGCTGGGCTAG
- the hpnJ gene encoding hopanoid biosynthesis associated radical SAM protein HpnJ: MATLRTLFLNPPSYAGFDGGAGSRYQACREIRSFWYPTWLAQPAALIANSKLIDAPADGLSLEQVLQMAKGFELCVIHTSTPSFSNDVRVAETLKRAYPDMVIGFVGAHVAVLAEESLRAAPVLDFVAREEFDYSLLEIAQGEPLSKVAGISFRQDGAIRHNPDRELIKDMDALPSVLDIYKRDLKVENYYIGYLQHPYLSLYTGRGCPARCTFCLWPQTVGGRTYRPRSAANVVAEMTRAKALFPQVKEFFFDDDTFTADLPRAAEIAKGLGKLGLTWSCNARANVPYEYLKTFKENGLRLLLVGYESGNQEILNNVKKGLRLDVAEEFSRNCRLLGILVHGTFVLGLPGETRETIAESIRYACRLDVDTIQVSLAAPYPGTELYRQAMANKWYEPGSLVRNDGTQSCALSYPGLSAADIQAGVKRFYARFYARPTPIWRMLVRMARDPEERRRRLREGREFLRYLGGRTPSHDPSCACADQEKPRESVAA, encoded by the coding sequence ATGGCCACATTGCGGACGCTGTTCCTGAACCCTCCTTCATACGCCGGATTCGACGGAGGGGCGGGGTCACGCTACCAAGCCTGCCGCGAGATCCGCTCCTTTTGGTACCCGACGTGGCTGGCCCAGCCCGCGGCCTTGATCGCCAATTCCAAGCTCATCGACGCGCCGGCGGACGGCCTCAGCCTCGAACAGGTCTTGCAGATGGCCAAGGGCTTCGAGCTCTGCGTCATTCACACTTCCACCCCCTCCTTCTCCAACGACGTTCGGGTCGCCGAGACCCTCAAGCGCGCTTATCCGGACATGGTCATCGGCTTCGTGGGGGCCCACGTGGCGGTCCTGGCCGAGGAGTCCCTGCGCGCCGCGCCGGTGCTCGATTTCGTGGCCCGGGAGGAGTTCGACTACTCTTTGCTCGAGATCGCCCAGGGCGAGCCCTTGTCCAAGGTCGCGGGCATCAGCTTCCGGCAGGACGGAGCCATCCGCCACAACCCCGACCGCGAGCTCATCAAGGACATGGATGCCCTGCCGAGCGTGCTGGACATCTACAAGCGGGACCTGAAGGTGGAGAACTACTACATCGGCTACCTCCAACATCCCTACCTCTCGCTCTACACCGGCCGCGGCTGCCCGGCCCGCTGCACCTTCTGCCTCTGGCCCCAGACCGTGGGTGGCCGCACCTATCGGCCCCGCAGCGCCGCCAACGTGGTCGCGGAGATGACCCGGGCGAAAGCCCTCTTCCCGCAGGTCAAGGAGTTCTTCTTCGACGACGACACCTTCACCGCCGACCTGCCCCGCGCCGCCGAGATCGCCAAGGGCCTGGGGAAGCTCGGCCTCACCTGGTCCTGCAACGCGCGCGCCAACGTGCCTTACGAGTACCTCAAGACCTTCAAGGAGAACGGGCTGCGTCTGCTCCTGGTGGGTTACGAGTCGGGCAACCAGGAGATCCTCAACAACGTCAAGAAGGGCCTGCGCCTGGACGTGGCTGAGGAGTTCTCGCGCAATTGCCGGCTGCTGGGCATCCTCGTGCACGGGACCTTCGTCCTGGGCCTTCCCGGAGAGACGCGGGAGACCATCGCCGAGTCCATCCGCTACGCCTGCCGTCTCGACGTGGACACCATCCAGGTTTCTTTGGCCGCCCCTTATCCGGGCACCGAGCTCTACCGGCAGGCCATGGCCAACAAGTGGTATGAGCCCGGAAGCCTGGTGCGCAACGACGGGACCCAGTCCTGCGCGCTATCCTACCCCGGCCTCTCCGCAGCCGACATACAAGCCGGGGTGAAGCGCTTCTACGCGCGCTTCTATGCGCGGCCCACGCCGATCTGGCGCATGCTGGTGCGCATGGCCAGGGACCCTGAGGAGCGGCGCCGACGGCTGCGCGAGGGCCGCGAGTTCCTGCGTTACCTGGGGGGCCGGACGCCCAGCCATGACCCCTCCTGCGCGTGCGCGGACCAGGAAAAACCC